From Pusillibacter faecalis, one genomic window encodes:
- a CDS encoding PF20097 family protein, with protein sequence MPFWKKGEDPWDLQPEAGAKPGMTSAQDTPTLFEELRDWNEARRERKTQRETPPPATACPWCGQDMETGWIAGGRDGIQWWSGWPPRSLVDETPIRVDHEGTLLRRYKVAFLCRSCRRMALEFPEAVLHPSWDIPSPQVEDAP encoded by the coding sequence ATGCCATTTTGGAAAAAAGGCGAAGACCCCTGGGACCTTCAGCCGGAAGCAGGCGCAAAGCCGGGGATGACCTCCGCGCAGGACACGCCCACGCTTTTTGAGGAGCTGCGGGATTGGAACGAAGCTCGAAGGGAGCGAAAGACCCAGCGAGAAACACCACCACCCGCCACAGCCTGTCCCTGGTGCGGACAGGATATGGAGACGGGCTGGATCGCCGGCGGTCGGGACGGCATTCAGTGGTGGTCCGGTTGGCCGCCGCGCTCTTTGGTCGATGAGACGCCGATCCGGGTGGACCATGAGGGGACGCTGCTGCGCCGGTATAAGGTCGCTTTTCTCTGCCGGAGCTGCCGGCGGATGGCGCTGGAGTTTCCGGAGGCGGTCCTGCATCCGTCATGGGACATTCCGTCCCCTCAAGTGGAGGACGCGCCATGA
- a CDS encoding GrpB family protein, whose protein sequence is MPQHVVVVPYQPAWAEVFRRESEAVKAALGENCLRVYHIGSTAVEGLDAKPIVDLMPVVQRLGAVDARAEALRALGYEYLGEFGIPGRRYLRKGGDERTHQMHIFQAGDTENIVRHLAVRDYLRAHEEARMAYAALKRALAARYPYDIEGYCDGKEAFVRELECRALAECRAALWEEL, encoded by the coding sequence ATGCCGCAGCATGTCGTGGTGGTGCCGTACCAGCCGGCCTGGGCAGAGGTGTTCCGCCGGGAGAGCGAAGCTGTGAAGGCCGCCCTGGGGGAGAACTGCCTCCGGGTCTACCACATCGGGAGCACCGCGGTGGAGGGGCTGGACGCCAAGCCCATCGTGGACCTGATGCCGGTGGTACAGCGGCTGGGGGCCGTGGATGCGCGGGCGGAGGCCCTGCGCGCCTTGGGCTATGAGTACTTGGGGGAGTTCGGAATTCCAGGACGGCGGTACTTGCGCAAGGGAGGGGACGAGCGGACCCACCAGATGCATATCTTTCAGGCGGGAGATACTGAAAACATCGTTCGCCACCTGGCGGTGCGGGACTACCTTCGCGCCCACGAGGAGGCGCGGATGGCTTATGCCGCGCTCAAGCGGGCTCTGGCCGCACGATACCCCTATGATATTGAGGGATACTGCGACGGTAAGGAGGCCTTTGTCCGGGAGCTGGAGTGCCGGGCGCTGGCGGAGTGCAGAGCCGCGCTCTGGGAAGAGCTGTAA
- a CDS encoding radical SAM protein: MICRLCPRECGAERTEGLAGGICGQPSLPVAARAMLHRWEEPCLVGVHGAGAVFFSGCNLRCCFCQNGPISQGGIGKPLTAPHLREIFQKLVDLGAACLDLVTPTHFTPVILEALGDVPWPVPVVWNCSGYEKPDTLRLLEGRVQVYLPDLKYALPEPARTYSSAADYFDWASAAILEMFRQTGPYRMEAGQLKSGVLIRHLVLPGELENTRRVIDWVSETFRPGDVLFSLMSQYTPQPGATGKLSRKVTAAEYRSAAAYLRNCGIRDGYTQERTSAQEEYTPEFDLSGL; encoded by the coding sequence ATGATCTGCCGTCTTTGTCCCCGGGAGTGCGGCGCGGAACGGACGGAGGGCCTTGCCGGCGGCATCTGCGGCCAGCCCAGTCTTCCAGTGGCCGCCAGGGCCATGCTCCACCGGTGGGAAGAGCCATGTCTTGTGGGTGTACACGGCGCCGGAGCGGTATTTTTTTCCGGCTGCAATCTTCGCTGCTGCTTCTGCCAGAACGGGCCTATCTCCCAAGGCGGCATAGGAAAACCCTTGACTGCCCCTCACCTGCGGGAAATTTTTCAAAAGCTGGTGGACCTGGGTGCCGCATGCTTGGACCTGGTGACGCCCACCCATTTCACGCCTGTCATTCTGGAGGCCCTGGGGGACGTGCCCTGGCCGGTACCCGTGGTGTGGAACTGCAGCGGATATGAAAAGCCCGACACCCTGCGGCTGCTGGAAGGGCGTGTCCAGGTATATCTGCCGGATTTGAAGTACGCTCTGCCGGAGCCTGCCCGGACTTATTCCTCTGCAGCGGACTATTTTGACTGGGCCAGTGCTGCAATCCTGGAGATGTTCCGTCAAACGGGCCCCTACCGGATGGAGGCGGGACAACTGAAATCCGGGGTTCTGATCCGTCATCTGGTGCTGCCGGGGGAGCTGGAGAACACCCGCCGTGTCATCGACTGGGTGTCGGAGACCTTCCGCCCCGGAGACGTGCTCTTTTCCCTCATGAGCCAGTATACTCCCCAACCCGGTGCCACAGGAAAGCTCAGCCGCAAAGTAACGGCCGCTGAGTACCGGTCGGCAGCGGCTTATCTTAGAAACTGCGGCATCCGCGACGGCTACACCCAGGAGCGCACCTCTGCCCAGGAAGAGTACACGCCGGAATTTGACCTCAGCGGGCTTTAA